One window of the Hoplias malabaricus isolate fHopMal1 chromosome Y, fHopMal1.hap1, whole genome shotgun sequence genome contains the following:
- the fam81b gene encoding protein FAM81B, whose product MTREENSLATLLQQAFQIKEDMLSSLHVTQGSVLMEASARKLLQNHIQTITHIVKQLSKDIQVLEAQIVQRDSVASGTSFAVQRLDHKNLTGIGDLRGRVARCDAGIAKLSGDVKTGEQEIMKLQKKVGEMRSVIELQLRDIEFKSLRSLEASQLEQITSLKNMTVNIQRDIQQLETRMSSGLKEVEEEAACLRKWTEQQLSSTVKAHTDCSQQMHLLLQDKVEDLEVKLKTQVDLLFDHVGHVEKQLEKERTADWVKQSESKLSSRINNLEKSFKDELEQIKREYQSGFQSAMDAIASLRDIADTKAKLDKGELKKDIRQIQRKMAALPATDL is encoded by the exons ATGACCAGAGAAGAGAACTCCTTGGCCACCCTGCTACAGCAGGCCTTCCAGATTAAAGAGGACATGCTCAGCAGTTTGCATGTCACCCAGGGCTCTGTCTTAATGGAAGCATCTGCTAGAAAACTTCTACAGAACCATATTCAGACCATTACACACATTGTCAAACAGCTCAGCAAGGACATTCAG GTACTGGAGGCTCAGATTGTTCAAAGGGATAGTGTAGCATCAGGGACATCATTTGCAGTTCAACGTCTGGACCACAAGAACTTGACGGGTATTGGAGACCTCCGGGGCAGAGTGGCCAG GTGTGATGCTGGCATTGCTAAGCTGTCAGGGGATGTCAAAACTGGCGAGCAGGAAATAATGAAACTCCAAAAAAAAGTTGGTGAGATGCGCTCTGTGATTGAGCTCCAACTGAGAGACATAGAATTTAAG TCACTTAGAAGCTTGGAGGCTTCCCAGTTGGAGCAGATTACATCCCTGAAGAATATGACAGTAAATATACAGAGAGACATCCAACAACTTGAAACAAG GATGTCCAGTGGGCTGAAGGAAGTGGAGGAGGAAGCCGCTTGCCTCAGGAAGTGGACAGAACAGCAGCTGAGCAGCACAGTCAAAGCACACACAGATTGCAGTCAGCAGATGCACTTACTGCTGCAGGACAAAGTG gAAGATTTGGAGGTGAAATTGAAAACACAGGTGGATCTTCTGTTTGATCATGTTGGGCATGTTGAGAAGCAGCTGGAAAAAGAGCGTACTGCTGATTGGGTCAAACAATCTGAAAGCAAACTCAGCAGCAGGATCAATAACCTGGAGAAAAGTTTCAAAGATGAACTAGAGCAGATAAAGAGAGAGTATCAGTCAG GGTTCCAGTCAGCCATGGATGCCATTGCTTCCCTGAGGGACATTGCTGACACTAAGGCCAAGCTAGACAAAGGAGAACTGAAGAAAGACATCAGACAGATTCAGAGGAAAATGGCAGCACTGCCAGCGACAGACCTATAG
- the zgc:194908 gene encoding multiple C2 and transmembrane domain-containing protein 1, whose protein sequence is MEEKPKDDSSSGGAKAQESTSYQRRMWRNFQEKTKPFLSPKLGSERRGTDASVKKETGLWMFKRKKKQALDRVFSSSQPNLSASPPASLTDKAEPSSVSISRPATATGAVSNKAELSVSAHGSPQLTVAHLALSQQQKSSSLGSACFEKLVVESAASSEDELSKNASDSVSV, encoded by the coding sequence ATGGAGGAGAAACCCAAAGATGACAGTAGCAGCGGTGGCGCTAAGGCACAGGAGTCGACGTCCTACCAGCGCAGGATGTGGAGGAACTTCCAGGAGAAGACCAAGCCGTTTCTGAGTCCCAAGCTCGGCTCGGAGCGACGAGGCACGGACGCTTCCGTGAAAAAAGAGACAGGGCTTTGGATGTTTAAGCGCAAAAAGAAACAGGCGCTGGACCGCGTCTTCTCGTCCTCTCAGCCCAACCTAAGCGCCTCTCCCCCGGCCTCTCTGACCGACAAAGCGGAGCCCAGCTCCGTCTCCATCTCCAGGCCCGCTACCGCCACCGGAGCAGTGTCTAACAAAGCAGAGCTCTCGGTCTCAGCTCACGGCAGTCCGCAGCTCACCGTGGCGCACCTGGCTCTGTCCCAGCAGCAGAAGAGCTCGTCTCTGGGCTCGGCGTGCTTCGAGAAACTGGTGGTCGAGTCCGCAGCGTCCAGTGAAGATGAGCTGAGCAAGAACGCCAGCGATTCGGTCAGTGTCTGA